ATGACCGGCGGGATCTACCGGCCGGAAACGGACGGCGTGCTCCTCGCGATGGTCAACGTCTACAAGACGTTCCCGGTGCGGAAGTCGTTCTTCTCCCGGGAGGATCTGCGCGTGCACGCCGTGGACGGCGTCTCCCTCACGGTGCCGCCTGGAAAGACGCTCGGGCTGGTGGGGGAGTCGGGGTGCGGGAAGACGACCCTCGCCCGCCTCGCGA
This genomic window from Deltaproteobacteria bacterium contains:
- a CDS encoding ATP-binding cassette domain-containing protein, whose translation is MTGGIYRPETDGVLLAMVNVYKTFPVRKSFFSREDLRVHAVDGVSLTVPPGKTLGLVGESGCGKTTLARLA